TATCTTTAGTTTATCTAGTTAATCAATAGTATCTACCGGCTCGAACTCGAATTTGATCGCCTTCCATACTTCACAAGCTGCGGCTAGTTCAGGACTCCATTTGCAAGCTGCTCGGATAATTTCATTACCTTCGCGAGCAAGATCGCGCCCTTCGTTACGAGCTTGTACACAGGCTTCTAAAGCCACTCGATTAGCTGCTGCACCAGGTGCATTTCCCCAAGGATGTCCTAAAGTTCCTCCACCAAATTGTAATACAGAATCGTCCCCAAAGATTTCGGTCAGAGCTGGCATATGCCAAACATGAATACCACCTGAAGCTACCGGTATAACACCTGGCATGGATACCCAGTCCTGAGTGAAAAAGATACCGCGAGCACGATCTTTTTCAATAAAATCATCGCGCAATAAATCAACAAAACCTAAAGTCATTTCGCGTTCCCCTTCTAACTTACCTACTACTGTACCGGAGTGGATATGATCTCCCCCAGACATACGCAATGCTTTAGCTAATACACGGAAATGCATACCATGATTTTTCTGTCTATCAATAACTGCATGCATTGCACGGTGAATGTGAAGAAGTAGGCCATTGTCGCGGCAATAATGAGCCAAAGTAGTATTTGCGGTGAATCCCCCAGTTAAGTAGTCATGCATTACAATAGGAACCCCTAATTCTCTTGCAAATACAGCTCTCTTAATCATTTCTTCACATGTACCCGCAGTCGCATTCAAGTAATGCCCCTTGATTTCACCGGTTTCGGCCTGTGATTTATAAATAGCTTCGGCACAAAAGACAAAACGGTCTCTCCAGCGCATAAATGGT
This region of Triticum aestivum cultivar Chinese Spring chromosome 2D, IWGSC CS RefSeq v2.1, whole genome shotgun sequence genomic DNA includes:
- the LOC123055349 gene encoding ribulose bisphosphate carboxylase large chain, producing the protein MSPQTETKAGVGFQAGVKDYKLTYYTPEYETKDTDILAAFRVSPQPGVPPEEAGAAVAAESSTGTWTTVWTDGLTSLDRYKGRCYHIEPVAGEDNQWICYVAYPLDLFEEGSVTNMFTSIVGNVFGFKALRALRLEDLRIPPTYSKTFQGPPHGIQVERDKLNKYGRPLLGCTIKPKLGLSAKNYGRACYECLRGGLDFTKDDENVNSQPFMRWRDRFVFCAEAIYKSQAETGEIKGHYLNATAGTCEEMIKRAVFARELGVPIVMHDYLTGGFTANTTLAHYCRDNGLLLHIHRAMHAVIDRQKNHGMHFRVLAKALRMSGGDHIHSGTVVGKLEGEREMTLGFVDLLRDDFIEKDRARGIFFTQDWVSMPGVIPVASGGIHVWHMPALTEIFGDDSVLQFGGGTLGHPWGNAPGAAANRVALEACVQARNEGRDLAREGNEIIRAACKWSPELAAACEVWKAIKFEFEPVDTID